The DNA region AAACTATATTGATAAGGCCTGATATCTATTTCAACTCTTCAGAATCTGAAATACAAGTAAATAATATTCCAAATTCAACTCTTGCTGATACTTTTGAATATCATTACAATGAGTTTACCTCATTTCATCAGGGCAAATACAGCTCAAAGAATTCAAATAAAAAAGAAACTCAGGAATTTACAAATCTTGTAGAAAAAGCTGTTGAAGAAATTCAAAAAGAAAAATTTAAAAAAATTGTTCTTTCCCGTTCCAAAGAGAAAGGACTTCCCTCAGGATTTAATCCTTTTCAATTCTATCTTCAACTTTGTCAAAAACATCCTCTGGCTTTCACTTCCCTGGTTAGTCATCCGACCTTGGGCACTTGGATTGGTGCTACTCCAGAACTGCTTGTAAGTGTATCCAAGGATAATATATTTAAAACAATAGCTCTTGCAGCAACTAAACCTGCAACAGGAATTCAGAAACTTAATGAAGTGGTCTGGACTCAAAAAGAGATAGAGGAACAGGCGATAGTAAGTAGATATATTATCAATTGCTTCAAGTCTATTCGCCTTCGGGAATATGAAGATGAAGGGCCAAGAACCGTTCAGGCTGGCAATCTATTTCACCTGCGAACAGATTTTACTGTTAATATCAATGAAGTTCCTTTTCCTGATCTTTTATACAGGATGATAAAACTTCTTCATCCTACTTCTGCTGTATGTGGTACTCCTAAAGAACCAGCCATGAATTATATAACAGAAATGGAAAAATATGACAGAGAGCTATTTACAGGATTTCTTGGACCAATCAATATAAATAACGAAACTAGTGTCTATGTAAATATCAGATGCTGCAAAATTCAATCAGGGAAAGTTTCCTTTTTTGCAGGAGCCGGTATTACAAAAGATTCAGTGGCAGCCAATGAATTGGAAGAGACCAATCATAAAATGTACACTTTAGAATCACTCTTTGATAACCTTCACTAATATTTGTGGAATCAATCTATAATATTGCAGAAATCTGCTCCAAAAAAGGTCTAAAAAACTTTGTTTTATCTCCTGGTTCTCGCTGTGCTCCTCTTACTGTAGCCATAGTCAGACATCCCGAACTGACAAGCAGGACAATTACAGATGAAAGATCTGCAGCATTTATTGCATTAGGGTTATCACTTGAGACCCAAAAGCCTGTTGGACTTTTATGTACCAGTGGAACTGCCGCACTCAACTATGCCCCTGCCGTGGCAGAGGCCTTTTACCAACAAATACCATTAATTATACTTACTGCTGAC from Sporocytophaga myxococcoides includes:
- a CDS encoding chorismate-binding protein, yielding MKGLSTRTDFVQSFDRAEETMERLFTASFNLGLAVAVWKEPGRDDVSIIIDFSETLNKVQFNENIGSGFLLSPFINPDLKETILIRPDIYFNSSESEIQVNNIPNSTLADTFEYHYNEFTSFHQGKYSSKNSNKKETQEFTNLVEKAVEEIQKEKFKKIVLSRSKEKGLPSGFNPFQFYLQLCQKHPLAFTSLVSHPTLGTWIGATPELLVSVSKDNIFKTIALAATKPATGIQKLNEVVWTQKEIEEQAIVSRYIINCFKSIRLREYEDEGPRTVQAGNLFHLRTDFTVNINEVPFPDLLYRMIKLLHPTSAVCGTPKEPAMNYITEMEKYDRELFTGFLGPININNETSVYVNIRCCKIQSGKVSFFAGAGITKDSVAANELEETNHKMYTLESLFDNLH